The following are encoded together in the Anopheles nili chromosome 3, idAnoNiliSN_F5_01, whole genome shotgun sequence genome:
- the LOC128723527 gene encoding WD repeat, SAM and U-box domain-containing protein 1-like, whose protein sequence is MSTIKTTILQKLTAHTSDVTSLDFFGNALLVTGSSDKTVRVWRWQVGSGYQEEPFSPLLGHRYGVTSVRVSPKGAVAASASVDGSVILWNLSNGEISNIINQEGGESIRACIFSPNGSTIVSSDDSGSICIWAQNKSLKGHMKVHDEAVHTMAFSSDSNILLSACTLGNLRLYGVENDFASDLSSADCAIDAAHDMGVLSADFCKIVHTDPADKCSLIYTLASCGTDHYIKIWRIFFMPNNRDRSRRSRLIPTSPQEHFAGQSTIYSTEVMNASCVQTIAAHGSSVTCIRFNPTGTMLFSCSLDKTIKIWNQQGACLKTMVEHSRYVNCLAISSNSSVIASGSNDRTVVVWDLTNSLSLGSHITGIRSLLFTLAAKTADIPLEFTCPITHELMKDPVYAEDGFTYERAAIKEWFSREKAVSPMTNIELCTNELVENGKLKQEIEDYIRSLDNE, encoded by the exons ATGAGTACTATAAAAACGACCATTCTTCAAAAACTAACAGCTCATACCAGTGATGTGACGTCACTCGATTTCTTCGGTAACGCACTGCTGGTGACCGGATCAAG CGACAAAACAGTGCGCGTGTGGCGTTGGCAGGTGGGCAGTGGATACCAGGAGGAACCGTTCTCACCCTTGCTAGGTCACCGTTACGGGGTGACGAGTGTACGTGTTTCGCCAAAG GGAGCCGTTGCAGCTTCCGCTTCGGTCGATGGTTCTGTAATTCTATGGAATTTAAGCAATGGTGAAATATCTAACATAATCAATCAGGAAGGTGGGGAATCCATCCGTGCCTGTATATTTAGCCCCAATGGATCGACTATAGTTAGCTCCGATGATAGCGGATCGATATGCATTTgggcgcaaaacaaaagcctcaAGGG CCATATGAAGGTTCACGATGAAGCCGTTCATACGATGGCGTTTTCGAGTGACTCAAATATTCTACTCAGCGCGTGTACACTAGGCAACTTACGATTGTATGGTGTGGAGAATGATTTTGCTA GTGACCTTTCATCTGCTGACTGTGCAATCGATGCTGCTCACGATATGGGCGTTCTATCAGCGGATTTTTGTAAAATAGTACATACCGATC CTGCTGATAAATGTTCGCTGATCTATACTCTCGCATCATGCGGCACGGATCATTACATAAAGATTTGGCGCATCTTTTTCATGCCGAACAACAGAGATCGTAGTCGTCGATCGCGACTTATACCGACTAGCCCACAAGAACACTTTGCAGGACAATCGACGATCTATAGCACTGAGGTCATGAACGCGAGCTGTGTGCAAACCATCGCGGCGCATGGTAGTTCTGTAACTTGTATACG ATTTAACCCCACCGGCACGATGCTGTTCTCCTGCAGCCtcgataaaacaatcaaaatctGGAACCAGCAGGGTGCATGTCTTAAAACAATGGTCGAACATTCACGGTACGTCAATTGCTTGGCAATTAGCAGCAACTCGTCGGTCATAGCGTCCGGTTCCAACGATCGGACGGTGGTCGTGTGGGATTTAACCAACAGCTTGAGCCTGGGTTCACATATTACGGGCATACGATCGCTGCTGTTTACGCTGGCAGCAAAAACTGCGGACATTCCGTTAGAGTTTACATGCCCTATCACGCACGAGTTGATGAAGGATCCAGTCTACGCGGAAG ATGGTTTTACTTATGAACGTGCTGCTATAAAGGAATGGTTCTCTCGCGAGAAAGCCGTTTCTCCTATGACAAACATCGAACTATGCACCAATGAGCTAGTGGAGAATGGGAAACTTAAACAGGAAATTGAAGACTACATCCGGTCGTTGgataacgaatga
- the LOC128723526 gene encoding anaphase-promoting complex subunit 5, whose translation MSKKESENVCFWLSNQRSGKMDALTPHKLIVVFLIQEYFRLKKLVADSQLPDSCLHIEVSNSDRKRFYMLLLKLIQYPDLPYKNLYGLLLSPVYGLHPVHFEEFKKLMMLLKSVGINVIFDMYNEIDRLIIDNSTSFQIAIVGLYLRKVFVTLDRMNFQEMKDLHLATVAYYDKGMQDICRDSCPETNYDCESFMHAYNQYAPIEPADHGIHSVKWSVKQSELFIAQQSALLKENEAKALSPKELQKRLNEIIHDRPHCAQAYFLSYMNNLRVRDLYGSIDALHRAFDRTASGNLGSSSSETKDYHYSSLNLAILHAEFSHVKKALACLRECIMLAQENGDATCLQLAHAWLSHLDEHCIPLPDKNIGASLFHATSLRILSQLRQASFDGEVPSKLFALLMLNDLLNCQRSMMDLVATGIAERTALWTVYGKHEQASLCAQTLLNINLKSLDKTYNGNGMCQVLCSLIVHLAHLGDFGHALVALHHAKERFPRYPQSRDWLITDHYVSTVRAIYRGRWTEATSECERLYSFDQKLATLLFAQIALAKLDIATAEQFTQRLLMQDTLVPLIRVRAMILAANVYLCTGQSRAFHLLNQAQIYARTFHLEYEEALIELHIAYFLLVPMGAPRQALKSLKAALETILANGPIYDKARALFLFARAQVATEKDSPNHVRLQKLATVLPMLEEAIEMFEKLECYSKAKDVYIYLAKTYHNLDAIEERNRWSYRYRLLEEQYPTERQYLNVFV comes from the coding sequence ATGAGCAAAAAAGAGTCcgaaaatgtttgtttctgGCTGTCGAACCAACGTTCCGGAAAAATGGATGCACTTACACCGCACAAACTAATCGTAGTGTTTCTTATCCAGGAATACTTTCGGTTAAAGAAGCTTGTTGCGGATTCACAGTTACCAGACTCTTGTCTACACATCGAAGTTAGCAATAGCGATCGAAAGCGCTTTTATATGCTCTTACTAAAATTGATCCAATACCCCGATCTTCCGTACAAAAATCTTTATGGTTTGTTATTGTCCCCGGTGTACGGATTACACCCGGTGCACTTTGAAGAATTCAAAAAACTGATGATGTTGCTGAAATCAGTCGGTATCAACGTGATATTTGACATGTACAACGAAATCGACAGGCTTATTATAGACAATTCAACCAGCTTCCAGATCGCTATTGTCGGCTTGTACCTACGCAAGGTTTTCGTTACGCTGGATCGAATGAATTTTCAAGAAATGAAGGATCTACATCTCGCCACCGTCGCCTACTACGACAAGGGCATGCAGGACATTTGCCGTGACTCGTGTCCTGAAACGAACTATGACTGTGAAAGCTTTATGCATGCGTATAACCAGTACGCCCCAATCGAACCCGCTGATCATGGTATTCACTCGGTAAAGTGGTCCGTCAAACAGTCGGAACTGTTTATTGCCCAGCAGAGTGCATTGCTGAAGGAGAATGAAGCGAAAGCTTTATCGCCAAAAGAGCTACAGAAAAGGCTAAACGAAATTATCCATGACAGGCCGCATTGCGCACAGGCATACTTCCTAAGCTACATGAATAATTTGCGTGTTCGCGATTTATATGGCTCGATTGATGCACTCCATCGTGCATTCGATCGTACGGCGTCGGGAAATTTAGGTTCATCGTCATCAGAAACCAAGGACTATCACTACTCGAGCCTCAACCTAGCTATCCTGCACGCCGAATTCAGCCACGTCAAAAAAGCATTAGCCTGCCTCCGTGAATGCATCATGCTCGCACAGGAGAATGGCGATGCCACGTGTTTGCAGTTGGCACATGCCTGGCTATCGCACCTCGACGAGCATTGCATTCCGTTGCCGGATAAAAACATCGGTGCGAGTCTATTTCACGCCACCTCACTGCGCATTTTGTCCCAACTCAGACAAGCATCGTTCGATGGTGAGGTTCCTTCAAAACTATTTGCTCTGTTAATGCTGAACGATCTACTCAATTGTCAGCGATCGATGATGGATCTAGTGGCAACTGGCATCGCCGAGCGTACGGCCCTCTGGACTGTGTACGGTAAACACGAGCAAGCTTCCTTGTGCGCCCAGACACTACTAAATATCAACCTCAAGTCGCTTGATAAGACTTACAATGGAAATGGCATGTGCCAGGTGCTGTGCTCTCTGATCGTGCATTTGGCACATTTGGGCGATTTCGGCCATGCCCTGGTTGCCTTACACCACGCAAAGGAGCGATTTCCACGGTATCCGCAGTCGCGCGACTGGCTTATAACAGATCATTATGTTTCCACTGTTCGTGCCATTTATAGAGGACGGTGGACCGAAGCTACCAGTGAATGTGAACGGCTATATTCATTCGATCAGAAATTGGCAACGCTGCTATTCGCTCAGATCGCTCTTGCCAAGCTGGACATCGCTACGGCTGAGCAATTCACCCAACGGCTGCTAATGCAGGATACGCTTGTGCCACTAATTCGTGTGCGGGCGATGATTCTGGCAGCGAACGTGTACCTTTGCACCGGACAGTCAAGAGCATTCCATCTCCTTAACCAAGCACAAATATACGCCCGAACATTTCACCTGGAATATGAGGAGGCGCTTATCGAGCTACATATCGCTTACTTTTTGTTAGTCCCAATGGGCGCACCCAGACAAGCTCTCAAATCGCTCAAGGCTGCCCTCGAAACCATCTTGGCGAATGGCCCAATCTACGATAAGGCTCGGGCGCTCTTTCTATTCGCACGAGCGCAAGTAGCGACTGAGAAGGATTCCCCAAACCATGTGCGACTTCAGAAGCTGGCAACAGTTTTACCCATGCTTGAGGAAGCAATCGAAATGTTCGAAAAACTTGAATGCTACAGCAAGGCCAAAGATGTGTATATATATCTGGCGAAAACTTATCACAATCTGGATGCAATTGAAGAACGCAATCGTTGGTCATATCGCTATCGCCTGCTCGAAGAGCAGTATCCCACTGAGCGACAGTATTTGAACGTATTCGTGTGA
- the LOC128723222 gene encoding aspartate--tRNA ligase, cytoplasmic produces MVTTEPSKEQPTGTGADETSKKAAKKAAKDAVKAAKKAEHKAAAAVAVGSGGTADDETGADGIDQSEGRYGTMKMIQSVEKHTERAFVKVSDLSQCKKDAQVWVRGRVHTSRCKGKQCFLVLRQQSSTVQCLLAVNELVSKKMVKFSGSIPRESIIDLKAKVVPVEQRIESCTEQTIELHVLELFLLSAAKAQLPLQIEDASRPEKSDDPEALRIRVNQDTRLDNRVLDLRTPANQAIFRLEAGVCKLFRDVLTAQGFTEIHTPKIISAASEGGANVFTVSYFKESAYLAQSPQLYKQMAIAADFDKVFTVGAVFRAEDSNTHRHLTEFVGLDLEMAFKYHYHEVLDTIGNTFTEMFKGLRDNYAREIAAVSQQFNVEPFKFLEPPLKLEFAQAVAMLREAGVQMDDEEDLSTPSEKLLGRLVKAKYDTDFYILDKFPLAVRPFYTMPDPLNPKYSNSYDMFMRGEEILSGAQRIHDPEYLVERAKLHAIDLSKIAAYIDAFRYGCPPHAGGGIGMERVVMLYLGLDNIRKTSMFPRDPKRLTP; encoded by the exons ATGGTTACTACTGAGCCGAGCAAAGAACAACCGACAGGCACCGGCGCTGATGAAACGTCGAAGAAGGCCGCCAAGAAAGCAGCGAAAGATGCAGTGAAGGCAGCAAAA aAAGCTGAGCATAAGgcagcagctgcagttgcGGTCGGATCCGGCGGAACGGCTGATGACGAAACCGGAGCTGATGGCATCGATCAATCAGAGGGACGATATGGTACGATGAAGATGATTCAAAGTGTCGAGAAACACACCGAGCGTGCGTTCGTAAAGGTATCGGATCTGTCCCAATGCAAGAAAGATGCGCAAGTATGGGTACGAGGACGGGTGCACACGTCCCGATGCAAAGGCAAACAATGTTTCCTGGTGCTGCGTCAGCAGAGCAGTACTGTCCAGTGTTTGCTGGCCGTAAACGAACTTGTGTCGAAAAAGATGGTAAAATTTTCCGGTAGCATTCCCCGGGAGAGCATCATTGATCTAAAGGCGAAAGTGGTACCTGTTGAGCAACGAATTGAATCGTGCACTGAGCAGACAATTGAACTGCACGTATTGGAGCTATTCCTGTTGTCAGCCGCAAAAGCACAGCTACCGTTGCAGATTGAGGACGCATCACGACCGGAAAAATCAGATGACCCTGAAGCGCTCCGAATTCGTGTCAATCAGGACACAAGGCTGGACAATCGCGTACTCGATCTGCGTACCCCTGCAAACCAAGCTATTTTTCGGTTAGAAGCAGGCGTTTGTAAGCTATTTCGCGATGTGCTTACAGCGCAGGGTTTTACTGAAATACACACCCCGAAGATAATATCTGCAGCCAGCGAAGGTGGTGCAAACGTTTTTACGGTTAGCTATTTTAAAG AATCCGCATACTTGGCGCAATCACCGCAGTTGTACAAACAGATGGCCATTGCTGCCGATTTCGACAAAGTTTTCACCGTTGGTGCTGTGTTTCGGGCGGAAGATTCGAACACTCATCGTCACTTGACCGAGTTTGTGGGTCTAGACTTGGAGATGGCATTCAAGTATCACTACCACGAGGTGCTCGATACGATAGGCAACACCTTCACGGAAATGTTTAAAGGATTGCGTGACAA TTATGCTAGAGAAATCGCAGCAGTTAGCCAACAGTTCAACGTGGAACCATTCAAGTTTCTGGAGCCGCCGCTAAAGTTAGAGTTTGCCCAAGCAGTCGCCATGCTGCGAGAAGCGGGTGTGCAAATGGATGACGAAGAAGATCTGTCAACTCCCAGCGAAAAATTGCTTGGGCGACTAGTAAAGGCCAAGTACGATACCGATTTTTACATTTTGGACAAGTTCCCGTTGGCAGTACGGCCGTTCTACACTATGCCCGACCCGCTCAACCCGAAATATTCGAACTCGTACGATATGTTCATGCGCGGTGAAGAAATCTTATCTGGCGCTCAGCGAATACATGACCCCGAATATCTTGTAGAGCGCGCCAAGCTGCACGCTATCGATCTGTCGAAGATCGCTGCGTACATCGACGCATTCCGGTACGGTTGCCCGCCACACGCAGGTGGTGGAATCGGGATGGAACGTGTGGTCATGCTTTATCTTGGTCTGGACAATATTCGTAAGACTTCAATGTTCCCGCGTGACCCAAAACGATTAACCCCATAA
- the LOC128724854 gene encoding gamma-tubulin complex component 2 homolog — MSTDIIAKKILSELVKKSNYKYSADNIVTIFHNRDGKYNSNRLTALVAHLFKPVPNGSKYVDMYASSNIKESYPALLLVLNQYANDSKNVFVEQQQQQQQESMLPPPPQKGLIQTGPESVQKRVSLFESPPLSSTRIIPEQVTPENVQEIKEKLVQATSGAAGSRLSSSSSLPPGGIITPHHPNQHYVALSRPYFEFSHKKAPIVAWNFNYDELYPLQSKTNVAAIPVASQEPIVLKELLNCLIGVKGTLIIPKKSTTSTDYGAPIPVEFQLSSQLTDSCRDMVIEILPLAANFACVQAFIEESSILEGGVVLQALRSVLKTIMTDYYLSIAQLDDLRCRKGLSMQRLLQFLKPVFPTMEELAATVSEIWRNNSRGGQVLTLLHNRITATSGTNHAQRVLVHLIESAAVPFMEMLQLWIYRGVINDPQQEFLIEHSAMELTENELVDYWEKQYTIRCDKVPCFLVKYADIILRTGKYLNVVRVCGGADFQPANGNTAFSTGSVAQASATLVKQLHYKHFDQSYIDAIEQAYNFASSSLLNLIMNKYDLMGRLLSVKRYFLLQQGDFITEFMDAVEEDLRKNVDSLHPIRLANLLDVTLGLSSAKYDEYHDDLKTMLLPYGIVTQISKIVNNEEVFADTLSDTSQLKGIECFTFTYKAQWPVSIVLNLWTISKYQMIFRQLFYLKYVERVLCRVWIANNETRQFAPNPAKLYRSAFTLRQKMLIAIQSFESYMMIEVIEPNWHIFFQNMKQVKNIDDVLNYHQDFLDQCLKNCMLTEPDLLKPIINLCNICIKFCDFLAEAQRHFVDAELTCMLATGDDHSLSSESDYEQNATTMAPTETFSERVEQFRYDFTNQLMTLLRKITNVATLSTSERFINLIYRINFNSYYSESNETNPN, encoded by the exons ATGTCTACAGACATTATTGCAAAGAAAATTCTTAGCGAACTAGTCAAAAAATCTAA CTACAAGTACTCGGCAGACAATATCGTAACTATATTCCACAATCGTGATGGCAAATACAACAGCAACCGGCTTACTGCGCTTGTGGCGCATTTATTCAAACCAGTACCGAATGGTAGTAAATATGTGGATATGTACGCGTCCTCTAATAT TAAAGAATCATATCCTGCGTTGTTGTTAGTGCTAAATCAATATGCCAATGATTCGAAAAATGTTTTCGtggaacaacaacagcaacaacaacaagaatcAATGTTGCcgccaccaccccaaaaagggttAATTCAGACGGGTCCGGAGTCCGTTCAAAAGCGAGTATCACTTTTCGAAAGCCCACCCCTTTCATCAACTCGGATCATACCTGAGCAGGTTACTCCCGAAAATGTGCAAGAAATCAAGGAGAAGCTCGTACAGGCCACTTCAGGGGCCGCCGGTAGTcgtttatcttcttcttcatcgctcCCACCTGGCGGAATAATCACACCCCATCATCCCAATCAACATTATGTGGCGCTGAGTCGGCCATACTTTGAATTTTCGCACAAGAAAGCTCCAATCGTGGCGTGGAACTTTAACTATGACGAGCTGTATCCGCTACAAAGTAAAACCAATGTGGCTGCCATTCCGGTGGCTTCCCAGGAACCGATTGTATTAAAAGAACTGTTGAATTGTTTGATCGGTGTGAAAGGCACGCTTATCATTccaaagaaaagcaccacTTCGACAGATTACGGCGCCCCAATTCCGGTAGAGTTTCAACTCTCGAGTCAGCTTACCGATTCATGCCGTGATATGGTGATTGAAATATTGCCGTTGGCAGCCAACTTCGCTTGTGTACAGGCATTCATTGAAGAATCAAGCATACTCGAAGGAGGCGTAGTATTACAAGCATTGCGATCGGTCCTGAAAACGATAATGACGGATTACTATCTCTCAATCGCTCAATTGGATGATCTGCGTTGCCGTAAAGGGCTCAGCATGCAACGCCTATTGCAGTTTCTAAAGCCCGTCTTTCCCACGATGGAGGAGCTTGCTGCAACGGTGTCGGAGATTTGGCGCAATAATAGCCGAGGTGGTCAGGTGTTGACGTTACTACACAATCGCATTACAGCCACTAGCGGAACAAATCATGCCCAACGTGTGCTCGTACACCTGATCGAGTCGGCCGCAGTACCATTTATGGAGATGCTCCAGCTTTGGATCTACCGAGGCGTTATTAATGATCCGCAGCAGGAGTTCCTTATTGAACACAGTGCGATGGAGTTAACGGAAAATGAACTAGTTGATTACTGGGAAAAGCAGTACACTATACGGTGCGACAAGGTCCCGTGTTTTCTAGTAAAGTATGCGGACATTATCCTGCGCACCGGCAAGTATTTGAATGTGGTTCGCGTGTGTGGTGGCGCCGATTTTCAACCAGCTAATGGAAATACTGCATTTTCTACTGGTTCCGTTGCGCAAGCGTCGGCCACACTTGTAAAGCAGCTACACTATAAGCACTTTGATCAGTCGTATATCGACGCTATTGAGCAGGCGTACAACTTTGCCTCGTCCTCATTGTTGAATCTCATTATGAACAAGTACGACTTGATGGGGCGTTTGCTTTCGGTGAAACGTTACTTTTTGCTGCAGCAGGGCGATTTTATCACGGAGTTCATGGATGCGGTAGAAGAGGATTTGCGAAAGAATGTAGACAGTCTGCATCCGATACGCCTGGCTAACCTACTGGACGTGACTCTCGGACTTTCTTCTGCCAAGTATGATGAGTATCATGACGATCTCAAAACAATGCTGTTGCCGTACGGGATAGTCACACAAATCTCAAAGATAGTCAATAATGAAGAAGTGTTCGCCGATACACTCAGTGATACGTCGCAACTGAAGGGTATCGAATGTTTCACATTCACGTATAAAGCTCAGTGGCCGGTCTCTATCGTACTCAACCTATGGACCATCTCAAAGTATCAGATGATATTTCGTCAGCTGTTCTATTTGAAGTACGTTGAACGTGTACTTTGCCGGGTATGGATAGCAAATAACGAGACGCGCCAATTTGCACCGAACCCGGCTAAACTATACCGATCAGCATTTACGTTACGCCAGAAAATGCTTATCGCTATCCAAAGCTTCGAGTCGTACATGATGATAGAAGTGATCGAGCCTAATTGGCACATTTTCTTCCAGAATATGAAACAG GTGAAAAATATTGATGACGTGTTGAACTATCACCAAGATTTTCTGGACCAGTGTCTTAAGAATTGTATGCTTACCGAACCAGATTTACTTAAACCgataattaatttatgcaatatttgcatcaaattttgcgattttttaGCG gaAGCACAACGCCATTTTGTTGATGCAGAACTAACGTGCATGCTAGCAACGGGTGACGACCACTCACTTTCTTCTGAATCCGATTATGAACAG AATGCCACCACAATGGCACCCACAGAAACGTTTTCGGAGCGAGTGGAGCAGTTTCGCTACGATTTTACAAACCAACTTATGACGTTACTTCGAAAGATTACGAACGTTGCAACGCTAAGCACATCGGAAAGGTTTATCAATCTGATTTACAG AATCAATTTCAACTCATACTATAGTGAATCAAACGAAACTAATCCAAACTAA